GGCTGGAGAAAAAGATGGAGCCGGCTGAGGGATATATTCGCCTCGGTAGTGGCCGCGTCGAGCCGCACGGTCAGTGTTTGGGTTTTGTACCCCACTTCGCTGGCGGTCAGCAAATATTCGCCGGGCTTCGGGGCTTTGATCCGAAAAATGCCGTCCTGGTCGGACAGGCCACCCCCGGTGCGTTCGAGACGGAGGGAAACCCCCTCCAGGGGTTCATGGGTCACGGAATCGGTGACGGTACCATGCAAAAGGACTTGTGCTGAAGGCAGCAGTGGACTGACAAAACAACACATCGCCCAAAACAGTTTTTTCATCTTTACCTTTTTGAAGTGAAAAAAATGGTTTGGGAAATGCTGCGATTGGAAAAAGGAGGTTATATGTGCCCGAAAGGGCTCTTCCACCTTCCCTGCGCAGGCATTACCCTGTTCAGGTTCTACGGGTATGATCTCAGCCTGGTGGACGTCACACCATGGGCACCCCGAGGAATCTGTGAATTTCGGCCGCAAACTACTTAAAAAAACGATCCGCCGCTGTAACTTTCCAGGGGCCCCCCACGTAATACCCCAAATTGACTCCTGTATGTACAAGTCTGCTCTTCTCATAACCGGTCTCCTCATGGCTTTTTTTACCCACGCCCAGCAGGGAGACCTCCTCGTCCACGCCCCCAACGTTCAAAAGCGCGATGTGGGTTCTTTCCACGGCATCAGTGTCAGCAGTTCCATCGACCTCGTCGTCAAACAGGGAAATGAAGAAGGCGTCGCCGTCAGTGCTTCCGATCCCGCGCTCCGGGACAGGATCGTTACCAGCGTTGAAAATGGCATCCTTCACATTTATCTGAAGGACAATGGGTTTCACTGGAACTGGGGATGGAATAACCAACACTTGAAAGCCTTTGTTTCCTTCAAAACCCTCAACCAGTTAAGCGCCTCGGGTTCCAGCGATATCTACGTCGACGGCAGCATCAACACAGACAATCTTTCCATCAGCCTTTCCGGCTCCAGCGACTTCAAAGGCGCCGTCCATACCAACCAACTCCAGCTCCAGCAAAGCGGCAGCTCCGACGCCAACATCAGCGGCACCGCCGGCACCGCTTCGATCCACCTCAACGGCTCCAGCGACGTCAAGGCGTATGACCTGTCCGTCGACGTCTGCACCATTTCCGCCCACGGTTCGTCGGACACCCACATCACCGTCAACAAAGAATTGAGTGTGTACAACAGCGGGTCCAGCGATGTCAATTATAAGGGGAACGCGGTGGTAAAAGAATTTCACTCCTCGGGGTCGAGTGAGATCAACAAGAAGTCGTCCTAACTCGTTCCGCGCAGCGCATAATATAATATAAAAAGCCCCGGCGTATGCCAGGGCTTTCTTTCGTTGCGAAGGGAGGGATCGAACCTCCGACCTTCGGGTTATGAGCCCGACGAGCTACCGCTGCTCTACTTCGCGATGTATTGGACTGCAAATGTAGGACACGTTGCAATAACTACCAAATATTTTATTGTCTTTCGTTTACCTTTGCAGCCGATGCAAACGGGTTTTGTGAACATTTTCGGGCGCCCCAACGCGGGGAAAAGCACGCTGCTCAACGCTTTGGCGGGTGAGAAGCTGGCCATCGTGTCGCCAAAGGTGCAGACGACCCGGCATCGTATCAAAGCGATACTAACCACCGACAAATACCAGGTGATTTTTTCGGATACACCGGGCATCATCGATCCGCAGTATAAGTTGCACGAGCGGATGATGCAGGCGGTGCGGAACAGTCTGGAGGACGCGGATATCGCGGTCTTGCTGGTGGACAGCGGAGACGATCCGGTGGAAGCGGACGCGGTTTTTGAAAAGCTGCGGCTGAAAGCACCGG
This region of Dinghuibacter silviterrae genomic DNA includes:
- a CDS encoding head GIN domain-containing protein; protein product: MYKSALLITGLLMAFFTHAQQGDLLVHAPNVQKRDVGSFHGISVSSSIDLVVKQGNEEGVAVSASDPALRDRIVTSVENGILHIYLKDNGFHWNWGWNNQHLKAFVSFKTLNQLSASGSSDIYVDGSINTDNLSISLSGSSDFKGAVHTNQLQLQQSGSSDANISGTAGTASIHLNGSSDVKAYDLSVDVCTISAHGSSDTHITVNKELSVYNSGSSDVNYKGNAVVKEFHSSGSSEINKKSS